From Thermodesulfobacteriota bacterium, a single genomic window includes:
- a CDS encoding class I SAM-dependent methyltransferase: protein MMDKPMGHLMFQGMCFAFMLRDFFIPRETILVETGIKTGDYVLDYGCGPGGYVVPVSKMVCQSGRVYALDINRRAVNRVQKIVLKRQLANVETICSGGKTGLPDHSMEVILLYDIFHMLNHPDAVMTELHRILKPEGILSFSDHHMNENDIMTKITGGELFLLSKKGKKTYSFFKR from the coding sequence ATGATGGATAAACCGATGGGTCATTTAATGTTTCAAGGTATGTGTTTTGCCTTCATGTTACGGGATTTTTTTATTCCAAGGGAAACCATACTGGTGGAAACAGGCATAAAAACTGGGGACTATGTGCTCGATTACGGCTGTGGTCCGGGGGGATATGTGGTTCCTGTTTCAAAAATGGTTTGTCAATCGGGTAGGGTCTATGCGTTGGACATTAATCGGCGTGCAGTTAACAGAGTTCAAAAAATCGTTTTGAAAAGGCAACTGGCAAATGTGGAAACCATCTGCTCCGGTGGTAAAACAGGATTGCCTGATCACAGCATGGAGGTGATTTTGTTATACGATATATTTCATATGCTGAATCATCCGGATGCCGTAATGACGGAATTGCACCGAATTTTAAAGCCTGAGGGCATCTTGTCTTTTAGCGATCATCATATGAACGAAAATGATATCATGACAAAAATAACAGGCGGTGAGCTATTTTTACTTTCTAAAAAAGGGAAAAAGACTTATAGTTTTTTTAAAAGATAG
- a CDS encoding response regulator, with amino-acid sequence MAKKVLLVDDDKKLRKLLGEYLAGYGFNTLTLADGSSVQETIREQSPDMVILDIMLPKRNGLDVLKDIRMEFTIPVIMLTAKGDDADRIVGLELGADDYLPKPFNPRELLARIKAVLRRVPRGTKGRDNEGIFVRAGGLILNRAKQTLLINDKEVELSSTEFKLLEILMTHPNRVMSRDRLMDLAQGRNFCAFDRSIDVHISKLRAKIEKDLRSPRRIKTVWGTGYMFMDLP; translated from the coding sequence ATGGCAAAAAAGGTTTTACTGGTAGATGATGATAAAAAACTCAGAAAGCTTCTCGGGGAATATCTGGCAGGCTACGGGTTTAATACCCTCACTCTTGCTGACGGGTCATCGGTCCAGGAAACAATCCGTGAACAATCCCCGGACATGGTCATACTTGATATCATGTTACCCAAACGAAACGGGCTGGATGTACTGAAAGATATCCGCATGGAGTTTACCATTCCGGTTATCATGCTCACTGCCAAGGGTGATGATGCGGACAGGATTGTAGGTCTTGAGCTTGGCGCAGACGACTACCTTCCCAAACCGTTTAATCCCAGGGAGCTTCTGGCAAGAATCAAAGCGGTACTCCGAAGAGTACCGCGAGGAACAAAAGGCAGGGACAATGAGGGTATATTTGTCAGGGCGGGCGGCCTCATCCTGAACAGGGCCAAACAAACACTGTTGATCAATGACAAAGAAGTAGAGCTGTCTTCGACTGAATTTAAACTTCTTGAAATATTGATGACACATCCAAACCGGGTGATGAGTCGCGACCGACTCATGGATCTCGCCCAAGGCAGGAACTTTTGCGCCTTTGATAGGAGCATTGACGTTCACATCAGCAAGTTGAGAGCAAAAATAGAAAAAGATCTCCGATCTCCCCGGCGTATCAAAACTGTCTGGGGAACAGGCTACATGTTTATGGATTTGCCATGA
- a CDS encoding Spy/CpxP family protein refolding chaperone, whose protein sequence is MKFKKKHFIITAVILFVGIVSACGIHGFKNCGYHPMFCGKGPHPKFFGKNFSQHVLSRLDKKVEDLNLTETQKIEYEKIRLEVKEKMTWAMKKRKENFIQLHNQINKEKPDMNAIAEAAKKQLNKMPVFMADNLDLFLKFYHILDEDQKRKVIEIIRKKMKACLS, encoded by the coding sequence ATGAAATTTAAGAAAAAGCATTTTATCATTACAGCCGTCATTTTGTTTGTGGGTATTGTGTCCGCATGTGGAATTCACGGATTCAAAAACTGTGGGTATCATCCCATGTTTTGCGGAAAAGGGCCGCACCCAAAGTTTTTTGGCAAAAATTTTTCCCAGCATGTCCTGTCACGGTTGGATAAAAAGGTTGAGGATTTGAATCTTACAGAGACTCAAAAGATAGAATATGAGAAAATCAGGCTGGAGGTAAAGGAAAAGATGACCTGGGCCATGAAAAAGCGAAAGGAAAATTTCATACAACTGCACAATCAAATCAACAAAGAAAAACCGGATATGAATGCCATAGCCGAAGCCGCAAAAAAGCAGCTTAACAAGATGCCGGTTTTTATGGCGGACAACCTGGATCTTTTCCTGAAATTCTATCATATTCTTGATGAAGATCAAAAGAGAAAGGTGATTGAAATAATAAGAAAAAAAATGAAGGCATGCCTGTCCTGA
- a CDS encoding HAMP domain-containing protein — protein sequence MKPAKLYIKIFLSFVMVLIITELLIFGLFIFSVGRSFNFRFERYAKAQAMIINDFIKEKIQSEVKIHPSKNKSLQNFLLRLGEIYDAKIWLADSAGVVLIKSFQGNIPVDMTKIDKDRVKDYQQFKMHRDFKRRHLFYITIPVEISNGETGCFHLYQNMKKTHIEGRFALGLAGIGMIIAVLIVPVSRLITKRIKRLGASANRIAAGDLSHRILVKGKDEIEELGHSFNRMADELEKMIKGGRELTANISHELRSPLARIRIAQELIRKKLARSEYNELVQSFIKTFT from the coding sequence ATGAAACCTGCAAAACTTTATATCAAAATATTCTTATCCTTTGTGATGGTGTTGATCATCACTGAGCTACTGATCTTCGGACTTTTTATCTTCTCCGTCGGCAGAAGCTTTAATTTCAGGTTTGAGCGATATGCAAAAGCCCAAGCCATGATAATAAACGATTTTATCAAAGAAAAAATTCAATCAGAGGTTAAAATACATCCGTCAAAAAACAAATCTTTACAAAACTTCCTCCTGCGCCTGGGAGAAATTTACGATGCAAAAATCTGGCTGGCAGACTCTGCCGGCGTTGTGCTTATCAAGTCTTTTCAGGGGAACATTCCGGTCGATATGACAAAGATTGACAAAGATCGTGTAAAGGATTACCAACAGTTTAAAATGCATCGTGATTTCAAAAGACGACATCTTTTCTATATCACCATCCCTGTTGAAATCAGTAACGGCGAAACCGGCTGTTTCCATCTTTATCAAAACATGAAAAAAACCCACATTGAGGGGCGTTTTGCCCTGGGACTTGCCGGAATCGGTATGATCATTGCTGTACTGATCGTTCCTGTTTCAAGGCTTATCACCAAAAGAATCAAGCGCCTTGGGGCCTCCGCCAACCGGATCGCAGCAGGTGATCTATCTCATAGAATACTGGTTAAAGGCAAAGACGAGATAGAAGAACTGGGACACTCTTTCAATCGCATGGCTGATGAACTTGAAAAAATGATTAAAGGCGGCAGGGAACTCACCGCCAACATATCCCACGAGCTGAGAAGCCCTTTGGCAAGAA